Proteins encoded together in one Kitasatospora albolonga window:
- a CDS encoding peptide ABC transporter ATP-binding protein produces the protein MAELKKEPVDATPNVSDVETVDAATEAEAVAAIDAPVSQGEPILQVRNLVKHFPLTQGILFKKKVGAVKAVDGISFDLYAGETLGIVGESGCGKSTVAKLLMLLERATSGEVFYKGQDITKLSGRALKAVRRNIQMVFQDPYTSLNPRMTVGDIIGETYEIHPEVAPRGSRRQKVQELLDVVGLNPEYINRYPHQFSGGQRQRIGIARGLALNPEIIICDEPVSALDVSVQAQVINLMEKLQDEFNLSYLFIAHDLSIVRHISDRVGVMYLGKMAEIGTDTQIYDHPTHPYTQALLSAVPVPDPSAREGRERIILTGDVPSPANPPSGCRFRTRCWKAEERCATEMPLLAIPERFVKTGGGAAHESACHFAEEKDVVHAA, from the coding sequence ATGGCTGAGCTCAAGAAGGAGCCCGTGGACGCCACCCCGAACGTCTCCGACGTGGAGACCGTGGACGCCGCGACCGAGGCGGAGGCGGTAGCCGCCATCGACGCTCCGGTGAGCCAGGGCGAGCCGATCCTCCAGGTGCGCAACCTGGTCAAGCACTTCCCGCTGACCCAGGGCATCCTCTTCAAGAAGAAGGTCGGCGCGGTCAAGGCCGTCGACGGGATCTCCTTCGACCTGTACGCGGGCGAGACCCTCGGCATCGTGGGGGAGTCCGGCTGCGGCAAGTCCACGGTCGCCAAGCTCCTGATGCTGCTGGAGAGGGCCACCTCCGGCGAGGTCTTCTACAAGGGCCAGGACATCACCAAGCTGTCCGGCCGCGCCCTGAAGGCCGTGCGCCGCAACATCCAGATGGTGTTCCAGGACCCGTACACCTCGCTGAACCCGCGGATGACGGTCGGCGACATCATCGGGGAGACGTACGAGATCCACCCCGAGGTGGCTCCCCGGGGCAGCCGGCGGCAGAAGGTCCAGGAGCTCCTGGACGTCGTGGGTCTGAACCCGGAGTACATCAACCGGTACCCGCACCAGTTCTCCGGCGGTCAGCGTCAGCGCATCGGCATCGCGCGCGGCCTCGCGCTCAACCCGGAGATCATCATCTGCGACGAGCCGGTCTCCGCGCTCGACGTGTCGGTGCAGGCGCAGGTCATCAACCTGATGGAGAAGCTCCAGGACGAGTTCAATCTCTCCTACCTCTTCATCGCGCACGACCTCTCCATCGTCCGGCACATCTCGGACCGGGTCGGCGTCATGTATCTCGGCAAGATGGCCGAGATCGGTACGGACACGCAGATCTACGACCACCCGACGCACCCGTACACCCAGGCGCTGCTCTCCGCGGTGCCGGTGCCGGACCCCTCCGCGCGTGAGGGCCGGGAGCGGATCATCCTGACCGGTGACGTTCCGTCACCGGCGAACCCGCCCTCGGGCTGCCGTTTCCGCACCCGGTGCTGGAAGGCGGAGGAGCGCTGCGCCACGGAGATGCCGCTGCTGGCGATCCCCGAGCGCTTCGTGAAGACGGGCGGCGGAGCCGCGCACGAGTCGGCGTGCCACTTCGCCGAGGAGAAGGATGTCGTTCACGCGGCGTAA
- a CDS encoding peptide ABC transporter substrate-binding protein translates to MRGATRARWAACAVAVALAATACGGGGDDSGGSGADGIVSSSWGDPQNPLEPANTNEVQGGKVLDMVFRGLVRYDPKTGEAQNMLAESIESDDAQNFTIKLKEGWTFSNGEKITAKSFVDAWNYGAALKNNQKNAYFFQYIEGYEEVHPESGSASAETLSGLKVVDDLTFTAKLSQKFSLWPDTLGYSAFVPLPKAFYDDHDAWLSKPIGNGPYTIESYAKGSSMNLRRWDDYPGDDKAKNGGVDLKVFTDNNTAYTSLTSGNLDLVDDVPASQLRNVEQDLGDRYINTPAGIIQTLSFPFYDDEWDTDDARKVRQGLSMAINRPQITDQIFQKTRTPASDWTSPVLGEDGGFKEGLCGKECTYNKAEAKKLIDEGGGIPGGQLKISYNADTGSHKEWVDAVCNSINNVMGNNQACVGGAVGTFADFRNQVSTQKMTGPWRAGWQMDYPLIQNFLQPLYYTNAPSNDGKWTNKKFDDLVDQANAETDKAKAITTFQDAEKVLVEQMPSIPLWYQNGSAGYSDRIDNVELNPFSVPVYTEITVK, encoded by the coding sequence ATGCGCGGAGCCACACGGGCCAGGTGGGCCGCATGTGCGGTGGCCGTCGCCCTGGCAGCGACGGCCTGCGGCGGCGGAGGCGACGACAGCGGCGGCAGCGGCGCCGACGGGATCGTCAGCTCCTCCTGGGGCGACCCGCAGAACCCGCTGGAACCCGCCAACACCAACGAGGTGCAGGGCGGCAAGGTCCTCGACATGGTCTTCCGGGGACTCGTCCGGTACGACCCCAAGACCGGCGAGGCGCAGAACATGCTCGCCGAGTCCATCGAATCGGACGACGCCCAGAACTTCACGATCAAGCTCAAGGAGGGCTGGACCTTCTCCAACGGAGAGAAGATCACCGCCAAGTCCTTCGTGGACGCCTGGAACTACGGCGCGGCGCTGAAGAACAACCAGAAGAACGCGTACTTCTTCCAGTACATCGAGGGCTACGAGGAGGTCCACCCCGAGTCCGGCTCGGCCTCCGCCGAAACGCTCTCCGGCCTCAAGGTCGTCGACGACCTGACCTTCACCGCCAAGCTCAGCCAGAAGTTCTCCCTCTGGCCCGACACCCTCGGCTACTCGGCCTTCGTACCGCTGCCCAAGGCGTTCTACGACGACCACGACGCCTGGCTCTCCAAGCCGATCGGCAACGGGCCGTACACCATCGAGTCGTACGCCAAGGGCTCCTCGATGAACCTGCGCCGCTGGGACGACTACCCGGGCGACGACAAGGCGAAGAACGGCGGCGTCGACCTCAAGGTCTTCACCGACAACAACACCGCCTACACCTCGCTGACCTCGGGCAACCTCGACCTCGTGGACGACGTGCCCGCCTCCCAGCTCCGTAACGTCGAACAGGACCTGGGCGACCGGTACATCAACACCCCCGCAGGCATCATCCAGACCCTCTCCTTCCCGTTCTACGACGACGAGTGGGACACGGACGACGCCCGCAAGGTCCGCCAGGGGCTCTCCATGGCGATCAACCGGCCGCAGATCACCGACCAGATCTTCCAGAAGACCCGCACCCCCGCGTCCGACTGGACCTCCCCGGTCCTCGGCGAGGACGGCGGCTTCAAGGAAGGGCTCTGCGGCAAGGAGTGCACGTACAACAAGGCCGAGGCCAAGAAGCTGATCGACGAGGGCGGCGGCATCCCCGGCGGCCAGCTGAAGATCTCGTACAACGCCGACACCGGCTCCCACAAGGAGTGGGTCGACGCCGTCTGCAACAGCATCAACAACGTCATGGGCAACAACCAGGCGTGCGTCGGCGGCGCGGTCGGCACCTTCGCCGACTTCCGCAACCAGGTCTCCACCCAGAAGATGACGGGCCCCTGGCGCGCGGGCTGGCAGATGGACTACCCGCTCATCCAGAACTTCCTCCAGCCGCTGTACTACACCAACGCCCCGTCCAACGACGGGAAGTGGACCAACAAGAAGTTCGACGACCTGGTCGACCAGGCCAACGCCGAGACCGACAAGGCGAAGGCCATCACCACGTTCCAGGACGCGGAGAAGGTCCTCGTCGAGCAGATGCCGTCCATCCCGCTCTGGTACCAGAACGGCAGCGCGGGCTACTCGGACCGGATCGACAACGTCGAGCTGAACCCGTTCAGCGTGCCGGTCTACACGGAGATCACGGTCAAGTGA
- a CDS encoding ABC transporter permease yields MGRYVIRRLLQMIPVFFGTTLLIFLMVNVMGDPIAGLCGDRQCDPATAAQLRSEFGLDKPVWQQYLTYMGNLFTGDFGTAFNGQKVTELMATAFPITIRLTVVAIVFEIVIGISLGVVTGLRRGRPVDTTVLILTLVVIAVPTFVTGLLLQLLLGVKWGIIKPSVSPDPSFDELLVPGLVLASVSLAYVTRLTRTSIAENARADYVRTAVAKGLPRRRVVVRHLLRNSLIPVVTFIGTDVGALMGGAIVTERIFNIHGVGYQLYQGILRQNSQTVVGFVTILVLVFLAANLIVDLLYAVLDPRIRYA; encoded by the coding sequence ATGGGACGTTATGTGATCCGGCGGCTGCTGCAGATGATCCCCGTCTTCTTCGGCACCACGCTGCTGATCTTCCTCATGGTGAACGTGATGGGCGACCCCATCGCGGGCCTCTGCGGCGACCGCCAGTGCGATCCGGCCACCGCCGCCCAGCTGCGCTCCGAGTTCGGCCTCGACAAGCCGGTCTGGCAGCAATACCTCACGTACATGGGGAACCTCTTCACCGGCGACTTCGGCACCGCGTTCAACGGGCAGAAGGTCACCGAGCTGATGGCCACCGCCTTCCCCATCACGATCCGGCTCACCGTCGTCGCGATCGTCTTCGAGATCGTCATCGGCATCAGCCTCGGCGTCGTCACCGGCCTGCGGCGCGGGCGCCCCGTCGACACCACGGTCCTCATCCTCACCCTGGTCGTCATCGCCGTCCCGACCTTCGTCACCGGCCTGCTCCTCCAGCTCCTGCTGGGCGTCAAGTGGGGCATCATCAAGCCCTCGGTCTCCCCGGACCCCAGCTTCGACGAACTCCTCGTCCCCGGCCTCGTCCTCGCCTCGGTCTCGCTCGCCTACGTCACCCGGCTCACCCGGACCTCGATCGCCGAGAACGCCCGCGCCGACTACGTACGCACCGCCGTCGCCAAGGGCCTGCCCCGGCGCCGGGTCGTCGTCCGGCACCTGCTGCGCAACTCGCTGATCCCCGTCGTCACCTTCATCGGTACGGACGTGGGCGCCCTGATGGGCGGGGCCATCGTCACCGAGCGGATCTTCAACATCCACGGCGTCGGCTACCAGCTCTACCAGGGCATCCTGCGCCAGAACTCCCAGACCGTCGTCGGGTTCGTCACCATCCTGGTGCTGGTCTTCCTCGCCGCCAACCTCATCGTCGACCTCCTGTACGCCGTACTCGACCCGAGGATTCGCTATGCCTGA
- a CDS encoding peptide ABC transporter permease, giving the protein MPEPQSPDEAISQAGAGGATDLAMAEGTSLEKTPGGPEGTGPAGKPRSLWSDAWRDLRRNPVFIISSLIILFLVVISIWPSLIASGDPLQANLDDAQKGSEPGHPFGFDPQGRDVYTRVVYGTRTSVTVGVCATLGVALLGSLLGGLAGFFGGWWDSILSRLTDVFFGIPVVLGGLVFLSVVTSSTVWPVVGFIVLLGWPQIARIARGSVITAKQNDYVQAARALGASNSRMLLRHIAPNAVAPVIVVATIALGTYISLEATLSFLGVGLKDPAVSWGIDISAAANYIRNAPHMLLWPAGALAITVLAFIMLGDAVRDALDPKLR; this is encoded by the coding sequence ATGCCTGAGCCGCAGTCACCGGACGAAGCGATCTCCCAGGCGGGCGCCGGCGGCGCGACGGACCTCGCCATGGCGGAGGGCACCAGCCTGGAGAAGACCCCGGGCGGGCCCGAGGGGACCGGGCCCGCCGGGAAGCCGCGCAGCCTCTGGTCGGACGCCTGGCGCGACCTGCGGCGCAACCCGGTCTTCATCATCTCCTCGCTGATCATCCTCTTCCTGGTGGTCATCTCGATCTGGCCCTCGCTCATCGCGAGCGGCGACCCCCTCCAGGCCAACCTGGACGACGCCCAGAAGGGCTCCGAACCCGGCCACCCCTTCGGCTTCGACCCGCAGGGCCGCGACGTCTACACCCGGGTCGTCTACGGCACCCGCACCTCGGTCACCGTCGGCGTCTGCGCCACCCTCGGCGTCGCCCTCCTCGGCTCCCTGCTCGGCGGGCTCGCGGGCTTCTTCGGCGGCTGGTGGGACTCGATCCTCTCCCGCCTCACCGACGTCTTCTTCGGCATCCCCGTCGTCCTCGGCGGCCTGGTCTTCCTCTCCGTCGTCACCAGCTCCACCGTCTGGCCCGTCGTCGGCTTCATCGTCCTGCTCGGCTGGCCGCAGATCGCCCGTATCGCCCGCGGCTCGGTGATCACCGCCAAACAGAACGACTACGTCCAGGCGGCCCGCGCGCTCGGCGCCTCCAACTCCCGGATGCTGCTGCGCCACATCGCCCCCAACGCCGTCGCGCCCGTCATCGTCGTGGCGACCATCGCGCTCGGCACGTATATCTCGCTGGAGGCGACCCTCTCCTTCCTCGGCGTCGGCCTGAAGGACCCAGCCGTCTCCTGGGGCATCGACATCTCCGCCGCCGCCAACTACATCCGCAACGCCCCGCACATGCTGCTCTGGCCCGCCGGAGCGCTGGCGATCACCGTGCTCGCCTTCATCATGCTCGGCGACGCGGTGCGCGACGCCCTCGACCCCAAGCTGCGCTGA
- a CDS encoding methionine ABC transporter ATP-binding protein — protein sequence MLLEVRDLHVEFHTREGVAKAVNGVNYSVAEGETLAVLGESGSGKSVTAQAVMGILDMPPGKIAGGEILFKGQDLLKLKAEERRKIRGQEMAMIFQDALSSLNPVLTVGEQLGEMYVVHRGMSRKDARAKAVELMDRVRIPAAKERVGQYPHQFSGGMRQRIMIAMALALEPSLIIADEPTTALDVTVQAQVMDLLAELQRELNMGLILITHDLGVVADVADKIAVMYAGRIVETAPVHEIYKAPAHPYTRGLLQSIPRLDQKGRELYAIKGLPPNLLRIPPGCAFNPRCPMARDVCRTDVPPLYEVDEQRRSACHFWKETLDGR from the coding sequence ATGTTGCTCGAAGTGCGCGATCTGCACGTGGAGTTCCACACCCGCGAAGGCGTCGCCAAGGCCGTCAACGGGGTCAACTACTCGGTGGCCGAGGGCGAGACGCTCGCTGTCCTCGGGGAGTCCGGCTCCGGCAAGTCCGTCACCGCCCAGGCGGTCATGGGCATTCTCGACATGCCGCCCGGGAAGATCGCCGGTGGCGAGATCCTCTTCAAGGGCCAGGACCTGCTGAAGCTCAAGGCGGAGGAGCGGCGCAAGATCCGCGGCCAGGAGATGGCCATGATCTTCCAGGACGCGCTCTCCTCCCTGAACCCGGTCCTCACCGTGGGCGAACAGCTCGGGGAGATGTACGTCGTCCACCGCGGGATGTCCCGCAAGGACGCCAGGGCCAAGGCCGTGGAGCTGATGGACCGGGTGCGCATCCCGGCGGCGAAGGAGCGGGTCGGCCAGTATCCGCACCAGTTCTCCGGCGGTATGCGCCAGCGCATCATGATCGCCATGGCGCTGGCCCTGGAACCGTCCCTGATCATCGCGGACGAGCCCACCACCGCCCTCGACGTCACCGTCCAGGCCCAGGTCATGGACCTCCTCGCCGAGCTCCAGCGCGAGCTGAACATGGGCCTCATCCTGATCACCCACGACCTCGGCGTGGTCGCCGACGTGGCCGACAAGATCGCGGTGATGTACGCGGGCCGGATCGTGGAGACCGCCCCCGTCCACGAGATCTACAAGGCGCCCGCCCACCCGTACACCAGGGGCCTCCTCCAGTCGATCCCGCGCCTGGACCAGAAGGGCCGGGAGCTGTACGCGATCAAGGGCCTGCCGCCCAACCTGCTGCGCATCCCGCCCGGCTGCGCGTTCAACCCCCGCTGCCCGATGGCCAGGGACGTGTGCCGCACCGATGTGCCGCCGCTTTACGAGGTGGACGAGCAGCGCCGGAGCGCCTGCCACTTCTGGAAGGAGACGCTCGATGGACGCTGA
- a CDS encoding peptide ABC transporter ATP-binding protein has product MDADREEGSTLLSKAGESSRPYAEGEPILEVRDLAKHYPLTQGILFKRQVGAVRAVDGVDFDLRAGETLGIVGESGCGKSTVARMLVHLEKPTAGAIRYKGEDISRLSGRALKAVRRNIQMVFQDPYTSLNPRMTVGDIIGEPYEIHPEVAPKGSRRQKVQDLLDVVGLNPEYINRYPHQFSGGQRQRIGIARGLALNPEIIVADEPVSALDVSVQAQVVNLLDRLQAEFSLSFVFIAHDLSIVRHISDRVGVMYLGRIVEIGSDAEIYDHPTHPYTQALLSAVPVPDPEARAHRERIILHGDVPSPANIPSGCRFRTRCWKAQERCELEIPLLAVPAEFRLVDSPARHDSACHFAEEKRVVPPEGELHAPGRPVEEVAGADEEGAAEPGSEGGAEPGEKGGETP; this is encoded by the coding sequence ATGGACGCTGACCGCGAAGAGGGTTCGACCCTGCTCTCCAAGGCGGGGGAGAGCAGCAGGCCGTACGCCGAGGGCGAGCCGATCCTCGAAGTGCGGGACCTCGCCAAGCACTACCCGCTGACGCAGGGCATCCTCTTCAAGCGGCAGGTCGGCGCGGTCCGGGCCGTCGACGGCGTCGACTTCGACCTCCGCGCGGGCGAGACCCTCGGCATCGTGGGGGAGTCCGGCTGCGGCAAGTCCACGGTCGCGCGGATGCTCGTCCATCTGGAGAAGCCCACCGCCGGGGCCATCCGCTACAAGGGCGAGGACATCTCCCGGCTCTCCGGCCGCGCGCTGAAGGCCGTGCGCCGCAACATCCAGATGGTGTTCCAGGACCCGTACACCTCGCTGAACCCGCGGATGACGGTCGGGGACATCATCGGGGAGCCGTACGAGATCCACCCCGAGGTCGCCCCGAAGGGCAGCCGCCGCCAGAAGGTGCAGGACCTGCTGGATGTGGTCGGGCTCAACCCGGAGTACATCAACCGCTATCCGCACCAGTTCTCCGGCGGCCAGCGCCAGCGCATCGGCATCGCCCGCGGCCTCGCGCTCAACCCGGAGATCATCGTCGCGGACGAGCCGGTCTCGGCGCTCGACGTCTCCGTACAGGCCCAGGTCGTCAACCTGCTGGACCGGCTCCAGGCGGAGTTCAGCCTCAGCTTCGTCTTCATCGCGCACGACCTCTCCATCGTGCGGCACATCTCCGACCGGGTCGGGGTCATGTACCTCGGGCGGATCGTGGAGATCGGCTCCGACGCGGAGATCTACGACCACCCCACCCACCCGTACACCCAGGCGCTGCTCTCCGCCGTCCCCGTGCCCGACCCGGAGGCCCGCGCCCACCGGGAGCGGATCATCCTGCACGGGGACGTTCCCTCGCCCGCCAACATCCCCTCGGGCTGCCGCTTCCGCACCCGCTGCTGGAAGGCGCAGGAGCGGTGCGAGCTGGAGATCCCGTTGCTGGCGGTCCCGGCGGAGTTCCGGCTCGTGGACAGCCCGGCCCGGCACGACTCGGCGTGCCACTTCGCGGAGGAGAAGCGGGTGGTGCCGCCGGAGGGCGAGCTGCACGCCCCGGGACGGCCGGTGGAGGAGGTGGCCGGGGCGGACGAGGAAGGTGCCGCCGAGCCAGGGAGCGAGGGCGGGGCCGAACCCGGCGAAAAGGGCGGCGAAACCCCGTAA
- a CDS encoding S9 family peptidase, with product MTSANLSFPRQHARTQRFTLGAPRAFTVSPDETRVIFLRSASGTDRTNRLWVLDPVSGQERLVADPEALLGGSAERLSPQERARRERTREGSAGIVSYAVDAAAELAAFALSGKVYVAELRAGTARALPVPGPVIDPRPSPDGRHIAYVSKGALRIVGAEGDGDRALAEPEDAHVTYGLAEFIAAEEMHRFRGFWWSPDSDRLLVARADDSPVQRWWIADPAHPERRPTEVAYPAAGTANADVRLFVTDLEGARTEVVWDRAAFPYLAQVHWSSAGAPLLLVQARDQRSQRYLAVDPESGETRIVHVDEDPVWLDLFGGVPAWAPDGRLVRIVDEGGARVLAVGDRPLTGAQLHVQAVLDIGDSDILISAVAGEEAAAPEIGESHVYRVNELGIERISEGVGVHSAVRSGDLTVLVSATPDEPGSAAWVVRDGKRLVRIASFAQEPVLSAGVTLTEGGARRIPCAVLLPTGYQESDGPLPVLMDPYGGPHGRRVVAAHNAHLTSQWFADQGFAVVVADGRGAPGRSPAWEKAVRDNLVLTMEDQVEALHGLAGRFPLDLSRVAIRGWSFGGYLAGLAVLRRPDVFHAAVVGAPVTDQRLYDTHYTERYLGDPARQPEVYAYNSLITDDGLSEAAEQVRPMLIVHGMGDDNVVVAHALRLSSALLAAGRPHEVLPLSGVTHMTPQEQVAENLLLLQVDFLKRSLGLSGV from the coding sequence ATGACCTCAGCGAACCTGTCCTTTCCCCGCCAGCACGCACGGACCCAGCGGTTCACTCTCGGCGCACCGCGCGCCTTCACCGTCTCACCGGATGAGACGCGGGTGATCTTCCTGCGCTCCGCTTCCGGCACCGACCGGACCAACCGCCTCTGGGTGCTCGACCCGGTCTCCGGTCAGGAGCGTCTCGTCGCCGATCCCGAAGCGCTGCTGGGCGGTTCGGCGGAGCGGCTGTCGCCGCAGGAGCGGGCCCGGCGCGAGCGGACCCGGGAGGGGTCGGCCGGCATCGTGTCCTACGCGGTGGACGCGGCGGCCGAGTTGGCCGCGTTCGCCCTGTCCGGGAAGGTGTACGTGGCCGAGCTGAGGGCCGGTACGGCGCGGGCGCTGCCGGTGCCGGGCCCGGTGATCGACCCGCGCCCCTCCCCCGACGGGCGCCACATCGCGTATGTGTCGAAGGGCGCGCTGCGGATCGTGGGCGCCGAGGGAGACGGCGACCGGGCGCTGGCGGAGCCCGAGGACGCCCATGTCACCTACGGTCTGGCCGAGTTCATCGCGGCCGAGGAGATGCACCGCTTCCGGGGCTTCTGGTGGTCGCCGGACTCGGACCGGCTGCTGGTCGCGCGGGCCGACGACAGCCCCGTACAGCGGTGGTGGATCGCCGATCCCGCGCACCCGGAGCGCAGGCCCACCGAGGTCGCCTACCCGGCGGCGGGGACGGCCAACGCCGATGTGCGGCTCTTCGTGACGGACCTGGAGGGGGCCCGTACGGAGGTGGTCTGGGACCGGGCGGCCTTCCCGTACCTGGCCCAGGTGCACTGGTCCTCCGCCGGTGCCCCGCTGCTGCTCGTACAGGCCCGGGACCAGCGCAGCCAGCGGTATCTGGCGGTGGACCCGGAGTCCGGTGAGACCCGGATCGTCCATGTGGACGAGGACCCGGTGTGGCTGGATCTGTTCGGCGGGGTGCCCGCGTGGGCGCCGGACGGACGGCTCGTACGGATCGTGGACGAGGGCGGCGCGCGGGTGCTGGCCGTCGGCGACCGGCCGCTGACCGGGGCGCAGCTGCACGTCCAGGCGGTGCTGGACATCGGCGATTCGGACATCCTGATCTCCGCGGTGGCGGGCGAGGAGGCCGCGGCGCCGGAGATCGGCGAGAGCCATGTGTACCGGGTCAACGAGCTGGGAATCGAGCGGATTTCCGAAGGGGTGGGTGTGCACTCCGCCGTCCGCTCGGGCGATCTGACCGTACTGGTCTCGGCCACCCCGGACGAGCCCGGATCGGCCGCCTGGGTCGTCCGGGACGGCAAGCGGCTGGTCCGGATCGCGAGCTTCGCGCAGGAGCCCGTGCTCTCCGCCGGGGTCACGCTCACCGAGGGGGGCGCACGGCGAATTCCGTGCGCCGTGCTGCTCCCCACGGGCTACCAGGAGTCGGACGGTCCGCTTCCGGTCCTGATGGACCCGTACGGGGGACCGCACGGCCGCCGGGTGGTCGCCGCCCACAACGCGCACCTCACCTCGCAGTGGTTCGCGGACCAGGGCTTCGCGGTGGTCGTCGCGGACGGGCGCGGCGCCCCGGGCCGCTCGCCCGCCTGGGAGAAGGCCGTACGGGACAACCTCGTCCTGACCATGGAGGACCAGGTCGAGGCGTTGCACGGGCTCGCCGGGCGGTTCCCGCTCGACCTGTCCCGGGTGGCGATCCGCGGCTGGTCCTTCGGCGGGTATCTGGCGGGGCTCGCGGTGCTGCGGCGGCCCGACGTCTTCCACGCGGCGGTGGTGGGCGCTCCGGTGACGGACCAGCGGCTGTACGACACCCACTACACCGAGCGCTATCTCGGCGACCCGGCCCGGCAGCCGGAGGTGTACGCGTACAACTCGCTGATCACGGACGACGGCCTGTCCGAGGCCGCCGAGCAGGTGCGTCCGATGCTGATCGTCCACGGGATGGGGGACGACAACGTGGTGGTCGCGCACGCGCTGCGGCTCTCCTCGGCGCTGCTGGCGGCCGGCCGGCCGCACGAGGTGCTGCCGCTGAGCGGGGTGACGCACATGACCCCGCAGGAGCAGGTCGCGGAGAACCTGCTGCTGCTCCAGGTGGACTTCCTCAAGCGGTCGCTGGGGCTGTCCGGCGTCTGA
- a CDS encoding N-acetyl-1-D-myo-inositol-2-amino-2-deoxy-alpha-D-glucopyranoside deacetylase, producing MKDLPARRLLLVHAHPDDESINNGATMARYAAEGAHVTLVTCTLGEEGEVIPPALAHLAADRDDALGPHRVGELAAAMKELGVTDHRFLGGAGRFRDSGMLGTEQNERPGAFWATPVDEAAGPLVEIVREVRPQVLVTYDPDGGYGHPDHIQAHRVAMRAAELAADPAYGTDAPHTIAKVYWNRVERSVVEAAFDRLRTTAPDTFPGIAAVTDVPGVVDGDGITAEIDGTAYAGAKAAAMRAHATQIVVEGEGEGKGAGAFFALSNGLGQPLLTTEYYQLVRGVPGAAGGAREDDLFAGLPGVGLGAEAVRESEPGSGSTSGPGSASYADPGAGHGSGSEAGA from the coding sequence ATGAAGGACCTCCCCGCCCGCCGTCTGCTGCTGGTGCACGCGCACCCGGACGACGAGTCGATCAACAACGGCGCCACCATGGCCAGGTACGCGGCCGAGGGCGCCCACGTCACGCTGGTGACCTGCACCCTGGGCGAGGAGGGCGAGGTCATCCCGCCCGCCCTCGCCCATCTCGCCGCCGACCGGGACGACGCCCTGGGCCCCCACCGCGTGGGCGAACTGGCGGCGGCGATGAAGGAGCTCGGCGTCACCGACCACCGCTTCCTCGGCGGCGCGGGCCGGTTCCGGGACTCCGGGATGCTGGGCACCGAGCAGAACGAGCGCCCCGGCGCCTTCTGGGCCACCCCGGTGGACGAGGCCGCGGGCCCCCTCGTGGAGATCGTCCGGGAGGTCCGCCCCCAGGTCCTGGTCACCTACGACCCCGACGGCGGCTACGGCCACCCCGACCACATCCAGGCCCACCGCGTCGCGATGCGCGCCGCCGAGCTGGCTGCCGACCCGGCGTACGGCACCGACGCCCCGCACACCATCGCCAAGGTCTACTGGAACCGGGTGGAGCGGTCGGTAGTGGAAGCCGCCTTCGACCGCCTCCGCACGACGGCCCCGGACACCTTCCCGGGCATCGCGGCGGTGACGGACGTCCCCGGGGTGGTCGACGGCGACGGGATCACCGCCGAGATCGACGGAACGGCGTACGCCGGGGCGAAGGCGGCGGCGATGCGCGCCCACGCGACGCAGATCGTGGTGGAGGGCGAGGGCGAGGGCAAGGGCGCGGGAGCCTTCTTCGCCCTCTCCAACGGCCTGGGGCAGCCGCTGCTGACGACCGAGTACTACCAGCTGGTACGGGGCGTTCCCGGGGCCGCCGGGGGAGCACGGGAGGACGACCTGTTCGCGGGCCTGCCGGGAGTGGGGCTCGGGGCGGAGGCCGTACGGGAGTCGGAGCCGGGTTCCGGTTCGACTTCGGGGCCGGGTTCCGCTTCGTACGCCGACCCCGGTGCCGGACACGGTTCCGGATCGGAGGCGGGCGCATGA